Proteins co-encoded in one Coleofasciculus chthonoplastes PCC 7420 genomic window:
- a CDS encoding RAMP superfamily CRISPR-associated protein, whose amino-acid sequence MKPIPNAYKKVPMMFRAQIRGRSQLHYIDPQKKKDGEKQDVQYWAEEWMEKAEFIPLTHSDDSQNPTDQTKTYQIRWRFVTNGGQDDGMIRPVIGGYGIPFYPGSSMKGAFRQACEQAEQAGIIPPNRCNLYCGDETNFTPGLLRFHGAYPINDWTKNLVDLVHPQQGWQVKTQNTRGKRLLRGESAYALVSLVQPTLRFGISSHKPLSTQQWQEIWQIWQYAIATGLGTRVSAGYGQVETDSRSILYQVRVKGQGQAAKLIDGTGEFRPNIFRASLRGHALRLFGGLTNAKTAEALVEQLFGGVEGKGSVGLLKLGFQTEELRLGTFGRNEYEQPTYNVEGDIIWSLTRPLPDDQHAALQNLVTDLIWFAMVFGGFGKSWRRADHRLFYPDDEYEKLIGCHWQWAGEIDEKNARRIWHPTQVGKFINSVLNTAKTWMKLQGKIPNPNHPANWRESWHPSRVQVWGRLAKNRDECVAIDWLHKAYQKGIVRGETDKSIKRTSVTGELGQIGRLWHRMYPPKLFWIKKEGKLEPKSMNRFIELLTLFPDESPECKKFVAFLQQKPKGFELLWGGKE is encoded by the coding sequence ATGAAACCCATACCCAACGCCTACAAAAAAGTCCCAATGATGTTCCGCGCCCAAATCCGGGGACGCAGCCAACTCCACTATATTGACCCCCAGAAAAAGAAAGACGGGGAAAAACAAGATGTCCAATATTGGGCAGAAGAATGGATGGAAAAAGCCGAATTTATTCCCCTCACCCATTCAGACGACAGTCAAAACCCAACCGACCAAACCAAAACCTATCAAATTCGCTGGCGATTCGTTACCAATGGCGGACAAGATGATGGGATGATTCGCCCCGTTATTGGGGGTTATGGTATTCCCTTTTATCCCGGTAGTAGCATGAAAGGCGCATTCCGCCAAGCCTGTGAACAAGCCGAACAAGCCGGAATTATTCCCCCAAATCGCTGTAATCTGTACTGTGGCGATGAAACCAATTTTACCCCAGGACTTCTCCGCTTTCACGGCGCTTATCCGATTAATGATTGGACTAAAAATTTAGTGGATTTAGTCCATCCCCAGCAAGGATGGCAAGTGAAAACCCAGAATACAAGAGGGAAGCGTTTATTAAGAGGAGAAAGTGCTTATGCTTTAGTCTCGCTGGTGCAACCGACCTTACGATTTGGTATCTCCAGTCATAAACCTTTATCTACCCAACAATGGCAAGAAATCTGGCAGATTTGGCAATACGCGATCGCGACGGGTTTAGGAACCCGAGTCAGTGCCGGATATGGGCAGGTTGAGACGGATTCCCGTTCAATTTTATATCAGGTTCGGGTCAAGGGACAAGGACAAGCGGCTAAGTTAATTGATGGGACGGGAGAATTTCGTCCGAATATATTTCGCGCCAGTTTACGGGGTCATGCGTTACGCTTATTTGGCGGCTTAACCAATGCCAAAACAGCGGAAGCCTTGGTGGAACAATTGTTTGGTGGCGTGGAAGGAAAGGGAAGCGTGGGACTCTTAAAGCTAGGGTTTCAAACGGAGGAGTTACGGTTAGGGACGTTTGGTCGAAATGAGTATGAACAGCCCACCTATAATGTAGAAGGAGATATTATTTGGTCATTAACTCGCCCCCTCCCCGATGATCAACACGCCGCCTTACAAAACCTAGTCACCGATTTAATCTGGTTTGCTATGGTGTTTGGCGGATTTGGCAAGTCTTGGCGACGGGCGGATCATCGCTTATTTTATCCTGATGATGAGTATGAAAAGTTAATTGGTTGTCATTGGCAATGGGCGGGAGAAATTGACGAAAAAAATGCTCGTCGGATTTGGCATCCGACTCAAGTGGGCAAGTTTATTAATTCTGTCTTAAACACAGCGAAAACCTGGATGAAATTACAAGGAAAAATTCCCAATCCCAATCATCCTGCCAATTGGCGCGAATCCTGGCATCCCTCTCGCGTCCAAGTCTGGGGACGATTGGCAAAAAATCGGGATGAATGTGTGGCGATTGATTGGTTACATAAAGCCTATCAAAAAGGTATTGTTCGCGGCGAAACTGACAAAAGTATTAAACGGACATCCGTAACCGGAGAACTGGGTCAAATTGGTCGCTTGTGGCATCGAATGTATCCACCCAAACTCTTCTGGATTAAGAAAGAGGGAAAACTTGAACCGAAATCAATGAATCGGTTTATTGAGTTATTAACCCTGTTTCCGGATGAGTCACCGGAATGTAAGAAGTTTGTCGCGTTTCTTCAGCAAAAGCCAAAGGGATTTGAATTATTGTGGGGAGGAAAGGAATAA
- a CDS encoding RAMP superfamily CRISPR-associated protein — translation MYHQGYGIIKTLAPLYVGATAGEETGNLNLIFRDKITQTGIIPGSSIRGRFRADMRLKRQEWLESNLDAAEVEIPDVEVSEIEIKSKGITQTIPRLVWLEQQAQRNNLTVPKAINDNYWYGQTVQGGDDNSTTEALVKFEYASLLWLPVFCPGQPVVWVTCPWLLKRYQDIAKIDADVPKPYTAGKGLKGRQIAGRGQVLFFNLGFVEVEEDEDLSPWIPPGSQLEPNKLVVLSDNDIAMVHDMALYRQSRVKLLDEMKKVENFFNVEALPEASILVFPIAQKRTGWKPFQEKASLELYFGGLESIGFGRCRVFIQY, via the coding sequence ATGTACCACCAAGGCTACGGCATAATTAAAACCCTCGCCCCCCTTTATGTCGGCGCAACCGCTGGCGAAGAAACGGGGAATTTGAATCTAATTTTTCGGGATAAAATTACCCAAACGGGAATCATTCCCGGAAGTTCGATTCGGGGACGATTTCGGGCAGATATGCGACTCAAACGTCAAGAGTGGTTAGAGTCAAACCTCGATGCGGCGGAGGTGGAGATTCCCGATGTAGAGGTGTCAGAGATTGAAATCAAAAGTAAGGGTATCACCCAAACCATTCCGCGATTAGTCTGGTTAGAACAACAGGCGCAAAGAAACAACCTGACGGTTCCGAAGGCGATTAATGATAATTACTGGTATGGGCAAACCGTACAGGGAGGAGACGATAATAGTACGACTGAAGCCTTAGTTAAATTTGAATACGCCTCCCTCCTCTGGTTACCTGTATTTTGTCCCGGTCAACCTGTAGTTTGGGTAACTTGTCCCTGGTTACTCAAACGATATCAAGACATCGCCAAGATTGACGCCGATGTTCCCAAGCCCTACACCGCCGGGAAAGGGCTAAAAGGGAGACAAATAGCAGGGCGCGGTCAAGTTCTCTTCTTTAATTTAGGCTTCGTTGAAGTAGAAGAGGACGAGGATTTATCACCTTGGATTCCACCGGGAAGCCAGTTAGAACCAAACAAATTAGTTGTTCTCAGCGATAACGATATCGCCATGGTGCATGATATGGCATTATATCGTCAAAGTCGGGTCAAACTCTTAGATGAGATGAAGAAAGTCGAGAATTTTTTCAATGTAGAAGCCTTACCCGAAGCCAGCATCCTAGTCTTTCCCATCGCCCAGAAGAGAACCGGATGGAAACCCTTTCAGGAGAAAGCCTCATTAGAATTATATTTTGGCGGATTAGAATCAATTGGATTTGGTCGCTGTCGGGTATTCATTCAATATTAA
- a CDS encoding type III-B CRISPR module-associated Cmr3 family protein — protein MSNNGFKYLIAVKPLGFMYGSAGAFLSPENLVGRSGTKFPPDAATMAGLFFHANQEHQFSNHKELSHNLVVAGAFWAKRDDHECFYVPIPWHKVIAEKEEDEWYFVKKKVPSSAASDSDETNWILGQYRWHRDNKDLNPDYTWQSIYSWTLPTAELRKGKEVETAPWEFIPFLHPQLKQQERHVVNQDGLFLENAVQLHQDYCLVYLANYELPSGWYRFGGEGHLVDIQTHPLSETHPINQLLRQKIHHAFALITPGVWGSNKLSYRYPHHPSFPHQGLKMLTDRPIPYRYRIGESRPEDAEKQDYDSRKTGRLSRGRYAVPPGSVYVFKHPLNLTWWDFPDAWFPQEGFPLKHLGCGLCLPIDIKGLPPCTTKATA, from the coding sequence ATGTCGAACAACGGCTTCAAATACTTAATCGCCGTCAAGCCATTAGGCTTCATGTATGGTAGTGCTGGTGCTTTTTTATCCCCAGAAAACCTGGTCGGGCGATCGGGGACAAAATTCCCCCCAGATGCGGCGACAATGGCGGGATTATTTTTTCATGCTAATCAGGAACATCAGTTTTCCAATCATAAAGAGTTAAGCCATAATCTGGTTGTCGCGGGGGCGTTTTGGGCAAAACGGGATGACCATGAATGCTTTTATGTGCCGATTCCTTGGCATAAAGTTATCGCCGAAAAAGAGGAGGATGAATGGTATTTTGTCAAGAAAAAAGTCCCATCATCAGCAGCCAGTGACAGCGATGAAACCAACTGGATTCTGGGTCAGTATCGATGGCATCGGGATAACAAAGACCTCAATCCCGATTATACCTGGCAATCGATTTATAGCTGGACTTTACCCACCGCCGAACTGAGAAAAGGTAAAGAGGTTGAGACAGCCCCCTGGGAGTTTATCCCGTTTTTACATCCGCAACTGAAACAGCAGGAACGTCATGTGGTTAACCAAGATGGACTCTTCTTAGAAAATGCCGTACAACTGCATCAAGACTATTGCTTAGTCTACCTAGCCAACTATGAACTCCCTAGCGGCTGGTATCGGTTTGGCGGGGAAGGACATTTAGTCGATATTCAGACGCATCCTCTCTCAGAAACCCACCCCATCAATCAACTCTTGCGCCAAAAGATTCACCATGCCTTTGCCCTGATTACCCCCGGCGTTTGGGGGTCAAATAAACTCTCCTATCGCTATCCTCACCATCCCAGCTTTCCCCATCAGGGACTAAAAATGCTCACCGATAGACCGATTCCTTACCGTTATCGTATCGGTGAATCTAGACCGGAAGACGCCGAGAAACAGGACTATGATTCCAGGAAAACGGGACGCTTAAGTCGGGGGCGCTACGCCGTTCCCCCTGGAAGCGTTTACGTGTTCAAACATCCCTTAAATCTGACCTGGTGGGATTTTCCCGATGCATGGTTTCCCCAAGAAGGATTCCCCCTCAAGCATTTAGGATGTGGCTTATGTTTACCCATTGATATCAAAGGATTACCCCCATGTACCACCAAGGCTACGGCATAA